From the genome of Miscanthus floridulus cultivar M001 chromosome 10, ASM1932011v1, whole genome shotgun sequence, one region includes:
- the LOC136487481 gene encoding RNA-directed DNA methylation 4-like isoform X1 — MASAAAAGEASTSEPAERGKPIVVRVKRKPSQTRPDAFWLEINERPAKKAMLDFSSLSISDLPSSSSASAKASEEPRVKKLLVQHIETVHHSEAVEDVLHSLLLADSNSKEIKSKTKEWNHRIKQDKKPEELRSAARQRHEDMGRNARFAQIWKSRKGENNDADDSLREICHLYDAVQVDPDDEKHPAEPRITSLKEGAVLCNSLPLIREYLPSAAEEIESDIISLAQSEADSEVYDIYTVKEVDDTNMEATSAASYPRLQVDDGEDECYDDDYPYDTDDSNAEDNPLFDYPDELSEDEDDGSNDEDPFGDEEGSDSEYEKEEVEAEEDE; from the exons atggcgtctGCGGCGGCCGCCGGCGAGGCCTCCACCTCGGAGCCCGCGGAGAGGGGGAAGCCCATCGTCGTACGGGTCAAGCGCAAGCCCTCGCAGACCCGTCCGGACGCTTTCT GGCTAGAGATCAATGAGAGGCCGGCGAAGAAGGCCATGCTCGATTTCTCCAGCCTCTCCATCTCCGACCTACCCTCTTCCTCCTCCGCCAGTGCTAAAG CTTCAGAGGAACCACGAGTTAAGAAACTTCTTGTCCAGCACATCGAGACAGTACACCATTCTGAGGCTGTTGAAGATGTTTTGCACTCTCTTTTG CTTGCTGACTCAAATTCCAAGGAGATAAAGAGCAAGACAAAGGAGTGGAATCACAGAATCAAGCAAGACAAA AAACCAGAGGAGCTACGATCAGCAGCCAGACAGAGGCATGAG GATATGGGTAGAAATGCTCGCTTTGCACAAATATGGAAGAGTCGAAAAGGAGAAAATAATGATGCTGATGACTCATTGAGAGAAATATGTCATCTTTATGATGCTGTCCAAGTAGATCCCGATGATGAGAAGCATCCAGCAGAACCACG GATTACCTCTTTGAAAGAGGGCGCTGTTCTATGCAACTCTCTTCCGCTTATAAGGGAGTACTTGCCATCAGCTGCAGAGGAAATTGAGTCAGATATAATTTCATTGGCACAATCAGAAG CAGATTCTGAAGTTTATGATATCTATACTGTCAAGGAGGTGGATGATACAAACATGGAGGCCACATCAGCAGCTTCATATCCAAG GTTACAAGTGGACGATGGAGAAGATGAATGCTATGATGATGACTATCCGTATGACACAGATGATTCAAATG CCGAAGACAATCCACTTTTTGATTATCCTGATGAATTGTCCGAGGACGAGGATGATGGTAGCAATGATGAGGATCCTTTTGGAGACGAAGAAGGTTCTGACTCCGAGTATGAGAAGGAAGAAGTAGAAGCGGAAGAGGATGAATAA
- the LOC136487481 gene encoding RNA-directed DNA methylation 4-like isoform X2, translating into MASAAAAGEASTSEPAERGKPIVVRVKRKPSQTRPDAFWLEINERPAKKAMLDFSSLSISDLPSSSSASAKASEEPRVKKLLVQHIETVHHSEAVEDVLHSLLLADSNSKEIKSKTKEWNHRIKQDKKPEELRSAARQRHEDMGRNARFAQIWKSRKGENNDADDSLREICHLYDAVQVDPDDEKHPAEPRITSLKEGAVLCNSLPLIREYLPSAAEEIESDIISLAQSEDSEVYDIYTVKEVDDTNMEATSAASYPRLQVDDGEDECYDDDYPYDTDDSNAEDNPLFDYPDELSEDEDDGSNDEDPFGDEEGSDSEYEKEEVEAEEDE; encoded by the exons atggcgtctGCGGCGGCCGCCGGCGAGGCCTCCACCTCGGAGCCCGCGGAGAGGGGGAAGCCCATCGTCGTACGGGTCAAGCGCAAGCCCTCGCAGACCCGTCCGGACGCTTTCT GGCTAGAGATCAATGAGAGGCCGGCGAAGAAGGCCATGCTCGATTTCTCCAGCCTCTCCATCTCCGACCTACCCTCTTCCTCCTCCGCCAGTGCTAAAG CTTCAGAGGAACCACGAGTTAAGAAACTTCTTGTCCAGCACATCGAGACAGTACACCATTCTGAGGCTGTTGAAGATGTTTTGCACTCTCTTTTG CTTGCTGACTCAAATTCCAAGGAGATAAAGAGCAAGACAAAGGAGTGGAATCACAGAATCAAGCAAGACAAA AAACCAGAGGAGCTACGATCAGCAGCCAGACAGAGGCATGAG GATATGGGTAGAAATGCTCGCTTTGCACAAATATGGAAGAGTCGAAAAGGAGAAAATAATGATGCTGATGACTCATTGAGAGAAATATGTCATCTTTATGATGCTGTCCAAGTAGATCCCGATGATGAGAAGCATCCAGCAGAACCACG GATTACCTCTTTGAAAGAGGGCGCTGTTCTATGCAACTCTCTTCCGCTTATAAGGGAGTACTTGCCATCAGCTGCAGAGGAAATTGAGTCAGATATAATTTCATTGGCACAATCAGAAG ATTCTGAAGTTTATGATATCTATACTGTCAAGGAGGTGGATGATACAAACATGGAGGCCACATCAGCAGCTTCATATCCAAG GTTACAAGTGGACGATGGAGAAGATGAATGCTATGATGATGACTATCCGTATGACACAGATGATTCAAATG CCGAAGACAATCCACTTTTTGATTATCCTGATGAATTGTCCGAGGACGAGGATGATGGTAGCAATGATGAGGATCCTTTTGGAGACGAAGAAGGTTCTGACTCCGAGTATGAGAAGGAAGAAGTAGAAGCGGAAGAGGATGAATAA